The DNA window ACTATCGAATTCGTTTGCTTCAATCATTTCCCCTATTATGTTAGGGTTTAACATAGCTGTTTGATGAGCAGCAAAAACAGCCCTAGGGCAGTATGGGCAAGTAGGAGTCACGAAAACTCTGATTCTTACATTTTTATCTATCTGTGATAATTTTTCTTTGTTTTCATTATTGAAAGAGTCTACAGTTTTATTAGAAACAGCTATGATATTTTGAAGAAAGGTGGCGAACTCATAACCCGACGGTATCCCATAGTATCTAATTCTGTAATCTCTTCCTTCGTTATCTAATATTAGCATAGCTGGTAATAGATCTTTTTCAATATCGTAATTGTTGATTTCTTGAGAATCAGAGTGGCGGGTGTCAACCTTTATCCTATCATCTAATTCACGGAGTTCTTCAAGTAACTGTTCAACTATTTCTGAGTATTCTCCATCATTTTTAAATAACAGTAGTTGAACCGGTTCCGTCAATTTCTCTAAAATTTCTCTTACCTTATTTTGTGTTTCTTTGTCCAATATTTTTTCCATATTTTAAAAACCTCCATCTATTGAAATGTATTAAACATACCCTATATAGGTATATTAACATATTTTGATTTAATCTACTTTAAAATTCTAAACGCTTTGTTAATTTTTGATGATTTAACTAGTGTTGTGAAAAATAACAGAATAGACGGTATTATTATTACTAAGGGGTTTAGTATTACAGGGACTGACAGGAATAATTTATCCATGAAATAATAAAAAGATACGGCGAATAGAAAAGCCTCAACGCCTCTCATTAGTATTTTTTTTGAGAGAAAATTGGTAAAGTATGTTTTTTTTGAATATCCGAAAGAGAGGATCGTAATTTTGAACCTTTCATGATATTTTTTAGTAGCAGCGTCAAACGATCTAAGATAAAATAAGAGTAAAATAAAGAATGCAATTATCTCCATTAATATGGTTAAATCGTTTAAATACTTCAAATAAAAACATACCAGCAAAAAAGATATTGCTCCGTACATGTTAAAATAATCTACGAAGTGATAGGGTTCTCTGTTTTTCATGATCAGAAATTTAATAACAGCAAAGGATATTAAAAAGCTGACTGCGTTGATAAACAATGACTTTAATAATACCATAAAAATTACCTCAGAGCTTTATTCTTTATTTTCTGGATTACTTTCAGAGTTTATATCGTTTCTTGAAATATCCGCCATAGCAGCTACAGAACTCAATATTCCTGAAATTTCATAAGGCATAAAGACCTTTGTTGATTTTCCATCTGAGATTGCTTTTAATGCCTCAAAATATCTTATTGTTATCAAATCTTTTGTAGGATTACCCTTATGGATTGAGTCGAAAACTTTAAGAATTGCTTCAGCTTCTCCATCGGCTTCGATACTTAATTTATACTTTTGGGCGTCTGCTTTTTTCTTGACGGCTTCCGCTTCACCCTCTGCTTTTAATATTGCGGCATTTCTGTCTCCTTCTGCTCTGGTAATTTGTGACTGTTTGTACCCTTCAGCCTCTAAGATTACAGCTCTTTTCATTCTTTCGGCTTTCATTTGTTTGCTCATTGCATCCATAATGTCTTGAGGAGGATCGATCTTCTTAATCTCTACTCTTGTGATTCTTACTCCCCATTTATCAGTGGCTTCATCTAATACTTCTCTGAGTTTTGTGTTGATTCTCTCTCTAGAGGTTAATGTTTGGTCTAATTCTAATTCACCGATTACGTTCCTTAAATTTGTTTGAGCTAATTTAACAGCGGCAGAGGTAAAATCTCCAACGTTGTAGACTACTCTATAAGCGTCAGTTACCTCGTAATATATAATGGCATCAACGGTAACTATGACGTTATCCCTAGTGATAACCTCTTGAGGTGGAACGTCGATTACCATTTCTCTTAAATCTACTTTAGTTATTCTTTCTATGAAAGGCATGATAAAATTCAACCCAGAATCAACCTCTCTATGAAACTTCCCTAATCTTTCTATCAAACCTTTTTCGTAAGGACGTATAATTTTCAAACTCATTGCTACGATAAAGATCAAAAATAGAACCACTATTATCAATATTACCAACATTGTTTTCCCCCACCTTTCTTTTTCAAATTTTGTTCACCAAAAAACATCTTACTCTTCGATATCTTTTTTTTGATTATCTTCAGGGGCTTTAATTTTTTTTATGTACACAAAATTAGCGCTTTTTTTTGTTATTACAACATCATCCCCCACATTAAAATAGGTTTCTTCATCTTCCGGATACGCTCTCCATTCGTCTCCCTTTATTTTAACGATGATTCTACCTTCCTCATCAATCTTACTCACCTTGCCGTTCATACCAACAAATTGATCTTGATAAGGTTTGATAGTAGAAGAACCTTTGTACAAATTTTTTACGATTTTTTTCGTTGAGATCCACAGCAAAAAAGAAACGATTAAGAATATTAACAAATTTAAAACAACCGATGAAATAAATAAAGAAGCAACAGCTGCTACTCCAGCTCCTATGGCGAACCATAGAAAGAAAAAAGATGGTAGTATGGCTTCAGCAATCGCAAAAATTATTGCAAAGATAACCCACACACCCCATTGACCCATAATTATCACCTCACGTCATTTTCAAACATCATTTGCGAAGCAAATGAGAATTAGGATGTTACTTCTAAAGCATTGCAAAAAAAGACCCTTTTGCAAAAAACAGCAAAATTAGATTTTAAAAACTTTTTCTGGATGGACGATATTTATTTGTATATTTGGGAATTCATTATTTAATTCTTCTTTGGCTAACTTAATTTTGCTGTTGTACCTACTTGACACATGGTATATGATTATTCTCTTTGGCTTGGAGATGTTTATTAAATTTTTTAATTCTGATAGTGAGGTATGGTTTCTAATTTTTCTATCCTTTTCATCAAAAAAGGTACATTCATGAACCAAGGTCGCACAATCTTTTGCGAAATTGGGTGGAATAGGTAGAGAATCTCCGCTTATAGTCAATATATTGGCAATGTAATTTTCTAAGATATCTTCTTTTTTATTAATTATTAAATCTTTTATTTCTGACTCTTTTAGTTCTCTGTACTCTTCTTTTAATCTTTTTCTTTGTTCTAAAATTTGGTAACCAAAAGAGACTTCCCCAGGGGTGTGTCTTGTTTTAAATGGTTTTATAAATCTTTTGTTGTTAAGAGGGATCATGTCGGATAACGTTATTTCCCTAAAATCTATTTTGTATCTTAATCTTTTATTCATTTTACCTATAAATTTTAAATATTCATCAATATTCTCTGATCCCTTTGGATAGTAAATTTCTAGTTTTTTGTTTCTGTTTCCCATAGCGTTATTACGAGTGTTAACGATTCCCCACAATCCAGCTATATGATCTACGTGGGAGTGCGTTAAAAGAATCTTCTCGATTCCATATATTTTGTTCCCTAACTCTGCACTAACCCCCTCGCCAGCATCGAAAAGTATTCTATCTGGCTTATAAAAAACCCATGTCGTATATAATGCCTTTGATCTTATCAAAAACTCCAACTGCCACAACTCCCATTGTAATTTTATTCATTTTCTGGTTCAACTTTTACCTTTATTTCTCCTCTAACACCTTGAGCGAGTTTAACTTTTAATGTGTGAGTTCCCAATTCTTTTATGTTTACCTTTTCATCAAACCAAGTTTTGTCAAATTTTTCACCGAGTAATTCTTCTATTTTCTCAGAAATATTTTGAGCCGTCACAGCACCAAAAAGCTTACCGGTTTCTCCGGATTTTGCTTTTATTACTATCTTTGTGCCTTTCAATTTTTCTAAAATTTCTTCGCTTCTTTTTTTTAGACTTTCCTTCTTTTTGTCTTCAATTTTT is part of the Petrotoga sibirica DSM 13575 genome and encodes:
- the pdo gene encoding protein disulfide oxidoreductase, with product MEKILDKETQNKVREILEKLTEPVQLLLFKNDGEYSEIVEQLLEELRELDDRIKVDTRHSDSQEINNYDIEKDLLPAMLILDNEGRDYRIRYYGIPSGYEFATFLQNIIAVSNKTVDSFNNENKEKLSQIDKNVRIRVFVTPTCPYCPRAVFAAHQTAMLNPNIIGEMIEANEFDSISFEYAVSSVPHTVIEVKENGTWVKKGEFVGAYPENSFVEEVLKAVE
- a CDS encoding SPFH domain-containing protein, with amino-acid sequence MLVILIIVVLFLIFIVAMSLKIIRPYEKGLIERLGKFHREVDSGLNFIMPFIERITKVDLREMVIDVPPQEVITRDNVIVTVDAIIYYEVTDAYRVVYNVGDFTSAAVKLAQTNLRNVIGELELDQTLTSRERINTKLREVLDEATDKWGVRITRVEIKKIDPPQDIMDAMSKQMKAERMKRAVILEAEGYKQSQITRAEGDRNAAILKAEGEAEAVKKKADAQKYKLSIEADGEAEAILKVFDSIHKGNPTKDLITIRYFEALKAISDGKSTKVFMPYEISGILSSVAAMADISRNDINSESNPENKE
- a CDS encoding NfeD family protein, with the translated sequence MGQWGVWVIFAIIFAIAEAILPSFFFLWFAIGAGVAAVASLFISSVVLNLLIFLIVSFLLWISTKKIVKNLYKGSSTIKPYQDQFVGMNGKVSKIDEEGRIIVKIKGDEWRAYPEDEETYFNVGDDVVITKKSANFVYIKKIKAPEDNQKKDIEE
- a CDS encoding MBL fold metallo-hydrolase encodes the protein MEFLIRSKALYTTWVFYKPDRILFDAGEGVSAELGNKIYGIEKILLTHSHVDHIAGLWGIVNTRNNAMGNRNKKLEIYYPKGSENIDEYLKFIGKMNKRLRYKIDFREITLSDMIPLNNKRFIKPFKTRHTPGEVSFGYQILEQRKRLKEEYRELKESEIKDLIINKKEDILENYIANILTISGDSLPIPPNFAKDCATLVHECTFFDEKDRKIRNHTSLSELKNLINISKPKRIIIYHVSSRYNSKIKLAKEELNNEFPNIQINIVHPEKVFKI
- the rplI gene encoding 50S ribosomal protein L9, encoding MKVLLLEDVSKLGKKGEIKEVSDGYARNYLIPKNLAVEATGGYLKHVEESKKIEDKKKESLKKRSEEILEKLKGTKIVIKAKSGETGKLFGAVTAQNISEKIEELLGEKFDKTWFDEKVNIKELGTHTLKVKLAQGVRGEIKVKVEPENE